From the Salmo trutta chromosome 30, fSalTru1.1, whole genome shotgun sequence genome, one window contains:
- the LOC115168740 gene encoding potassium voltage-gated channel subfamily A member 1-like, with the protein MDDHLSLLQSPPHSITKTHRDHPDLRNCDTETDIDVTMVVACGGDNMLEESAALPGHHSLDRYEQNQLDHECCERVVVNISGLRFETQLKTLSQFPETLLGDPKKRMRYFDPLRNEYFFDRNRPSFDAILYYYQSGGRIRRPVNVPIDIFSEEIRFYELGEEAMEKFREDEGFIKEEERPLPDNELQRKVWLLFEYPESSGPARGIAIVSVLVILISIVIFCLETLPEFREDHKEPVPVASVNGTEPYFSSPFSDPFFVVETLCIIWFSFELLVRFFACPSKATFSRNIMNIIDIVAIIPYFITLGTELAEQQGNGQQAMSLAILRVIRLVRVFRIFKLSRHSKGLQILGQTLKASMRELGLLIFFLFIGVILFSSAVYFAEADDPDSGFSSIPDAFWWAVVTMTTVGYGDMHPISIGGKIVGSLCAIAGVLTIALPVPVIVSNFNYFYHRETEGEEQTQYLHVGSCQPLAAEMDDGRRVRKRSSSSLLSKSEYTVIEEHRALNSSTFKQQQNFSTTTAATMTTVTHNITANSISISKKIFTDV; encoded by the exons ATGGACGACCACCTCAGCCTCCTTCAATCCCCACCTCATTCTATTACCAAGACCCACCGGGACCATCCCGACCTGCGGAACTGCGACACGGAGACAGACATCGATGTGACGATGGTCGTGGCGTGCGGCGGAGACAACATGCTGGAGGAGTCGGCAGCTTTACCAGGTCACCACTCTCTGGACCGGTATGAACAAAACCAACTGGACCACGAGTGCTGCGAGCGCGTAGTCGTCAACATCTCCGGGCTGCGCTTTGAGACGCAGCTGAAAACCCTCTCCCAGTTCCCTGAGACCCTGCTGGGGGACCCCAAGAAGAGGATGAG gtaCTTTGACCCACTGAGGAACGAGTATTTCTTTGACAGGAACCGCCCTAGTTTCGATGCCATCTTGTATTACTACCAGTCGGGCGGGCGTATCAGGAGACCCGTCAACGTGCCCATAGACATCTTCTCTGAGGAGATCCGCTTCTACGAGCTGGGAGAAGAGGCCATGGAGAAGTTCAGAGAAGATGAGGGTTTTATTAAGGAAGAGGAGAGACCACTACCTGACAATGAGCTGCAGAGAAAG GTGTGGTTGCTGTTTGAGTACCCTGAGAGCAGTGGTCCTGCGCGGGGGATAGCCATTGTCTCCGTCCTCGTCATCCTCATCTCCATCGTCATCTTCTGCCTGGAGACGTTACCGGAGTTCAGGGAGGACCACAAGGAGCCAGTCCCTGTGGCTTCCGTTAACGGCACCGAACCGTACTTCTCCTCTCCATTCTCCGACCCGTTCTTCGTGGTGGAGACGCTGTGCATCATCTGGTTCTCCTTTGAGCTGCTGGTCCGATTCTTCGCTTGTCCCTCCAAGGCCACCTTCTCTAGGAACATCATGAACATTATAGATATCGTGGCCATAATACCGTATTTTATAACGCTGGGCACGGAGCTGGCAGAGCAGCAGGGGAACGGGCAGCAGGCCATGTCCCTCGCCATCCTCAGGGTCATCCGTCTTGTCAGGGTGTTCAGAATCTTCAAGCTGTCCAGACACTCCAAGGGGCTCCAGATCCTGGGCCAGACCCTGAAGGCCAGCATGCGGGAGCTTGGCCTTCTCATATTCTTCCTCTTTATTGGAGTCATCCTCTTCTCCAGTGCTGTTTACTTTGCAGAGGCCGATGACCCAGATTCCGGCTTCAGCTCCATCCCAGACGCCTTCTGGTGGGCCGTGGTCACCATGACTACCGTTGGCTACGGCGACATGCACCCAATTAGCATAGGCGGGAAGATTGTTGGTTCGCTCTGCGCCATCGCTGGTGTGCTGACCATCGCCTTACCCGTCCCCGTCATCGTGTCCAACTTCAACTACTTCTACCACCGGGAGACGGAGGGCGAGGAGCAGACGCAGTACCTCCACGTGGGCAGCTGTCAGCCGCTGGCGGCCGAGATGGACGATGGGCGGCgggtgaggaagaggagcagcTCTTCATTGCTCAGTAAGAGTGAGTACACGGTAATAGAGGAACACAGAGCACTGAACAGCAGTACCTTCAAACAGCAGCAGAACTTCTCAACAACAACCGCTGCTAccatgacaaccgtgacacacaACATCACAGCGAACAGCATCAGCATTAGCAAGAAGATTTTTACGGATGTCTAG